A genomic stretch from Methylorubrum extorquens includes:
- a CDS encoding conserved protein of unknown function; putative exported protein; putative invasion protein (Evidence 4 : Unknown function but conserved in other organisms) — MSLFAGVVRALRPGTGRRLALVAATAATVLAGGGAAQAQGTVRKTFDDWQLRCETPAGAKAEQCALVQYVAAEDRPNLNLVVIVLKIADNRGYLLRVQAPLGILLTSGLGLKIDQTDIGRASFVRCLTMGCVAEVVMDDGLIKSMRNGSQSTFIVFQTPEEGVGIPVSMKGFGPGFDALK, encoded by the coding sequence ATGAGTCTGTTTGCGGGCGTGGTTCGGGCTTTGCGTCCTGGGACCGGCCGCCGCCTTGCGCTGGTGGCCGCGACCGCTGCGACGGTGCTGGCCGGGGGCGGCGCCGCACAGGCCCAGGGGACCGTGCGCAAGACCTTCGACGATTGGCAGTTGCGCTGCGAGACGCCGGCCGGTGCCAAGGCCGAGCAATGCGCCCTCGTGCAGTACGTGGCGGCGGAAGACCGGCCGAACCTCAACCTCGTCGTCATCGTGCTGAAGATCGCCGACAACCGTGGCTACCTGCTGCGGGTGCAGGCTCCGCTCGGGATCCTTCTGACCTCCGGCCTCGGCCTCAAGATCGATCAGACCGATATCGGCCGCGCCAGCTTCGTGCGCTGCCTGACCATGGGCTGCGTCGCCGAGGTCGTGATGGATGACGGCCTGATCAAATCGATGCGCAACGGGTCGCAATCGACCTTCATCGTCTTCCAGACGCCGGAGGAGGGCGTCGGAATCCCGGTCTCGATGAAGGGCTTCGGCCCCGGTTTCGACGCCCTCAAGTAG
- a CDS encoding exported protein of unknown function (Evidence 5 : Unknown function), whose protein sequence is MRRLASPLALATLLVAAGCGGASALSLPFEESDYLPPEATTTYVERSLNHQAPLTIEHPPVERNPRGRRRGDAAAIAGFCRDGGTVMRRDAMGRPSYLRQREVCDNVAPRTLWPGHVNPRPTWPAEAAPARSRAIVTKY, encoded by the coding sequence ATGCGCCGCCTCGCCTCCCCCCTCGCCCTCGCGACCCTCTTGGTCGCGGCGGGTTGCGGGGGTGCCTCCGCCCTTTCCCTGCCGTTCGAGGAATCGGATTACCTCCCGCCCGAGGCGACGACGACCTATGTCGAGCGCTCCCTCAACCATCAGGCGCCGCTCACCATCGAGCATCCGCCCGTGGAGCGGAATCCGCGCGGGCGCCGTCGTGGCGATGCGGCGGCCATCGCCGGCTTCTGCCGGGACGGGGGCACCGTGATGCGCCGCGATGCGATGGGCCGCCCCAGCTACCTGCGCCAGCGCGAGGTTTGCGACAACGTCGCGCCCCGCACCCTGTGGCCGGGCCACGTCAATCCGCGCCCGACTTGGCCTGCCGAGGCCGCGCCGGCCCGCAGCCGGGCGATCGTGACGAAGTACTGA
- a CDS encoding protein of unknown function (Evidence 5 : Unknown function) yields the protein MRRVYPGFLQLSGFMAMNLDRHVTAHTDMFHHLVTGDGDSAEKHRDFYDEYLAVMDLTAEFYLQTVQTVFVDHALPRGRMRHDGRLVDLSRRSAAAPSSPSRARTTTFQASARPRPPSI from the coding sequence ATGCGCCGGGTCTATCCCGGCTTCCTGCAGCTTTCGGGCTTCATGGCGATGAACCTCGATCGCCACGTCACCGCCCATACCGACATGTTCCATCACCTCGTGACCGGCGACGGCGATTCGGCGGAGAAGCACCGCGACTTCTACGACGAGTATCTCGCGGTGATGGACCTGACGGCGGAATTCTACCTCCAGACCGTGCAGACCGTCTTCGTCGATCACGCGTTGCCGCGCGGGCGGATGCGCCATGACGGACGGCTGGTCGATCTCTCTCGGCGATCCGCCGCTGCGCCATCCTCGCCGTCGAGGGCGAGAACGACGACATTTCAGGCGTCGGCCAGACCAAGGCCGCCCTCGATCTAA
- a CDS encoding conserved protein of unknown function, putative integral membrane protein (Evidence 4 : Unknown function but conserved in other organisms): protein MASGNFSAHPDGLDPATMDRPVYSAVIRPHQSLSQDGFRIVMGLCCLVSLVTSIACWRAGFWPIAGFFGLDMLALYIALKVSFRRGRSFEEVAISPLEVFLARIDPRGVRREWRFNPLWTKLSRIDDDEFGLRTLTLTSRREHVVVARDASPDERAIVADGLTRALAQVKRGF, encoded by the coding sequence ATGGCGAGCGGCAACTTTTCTGCGCATCCGGACGGGCTCGATCCGGCAACCATGGACCGCCCGGTCTATTCGGCCGTGATCCGGCCTCACCAATCCCTGAGCCAGGACGGCTTCCGGATCGTGATGGGGTTGTGCTGCCTCGTCTCCCTCGTGACCTCGATCGCCTGCTGGCGGGCCGGCTTCTGGCCGATCGCCGGCTTCTTCGGCCTCGACATGCTGGCGCTCTACATCGCGCTGAAGGTGAGCTTCCGCCGTGGGCGCTCCTTCGAGGAAGTGGCGATCTCACCCCTCGAAGTCTTCCTGGCCCGCATCGATCCGCGCGGCGTGCGGCGCGAATGGCGCTTCAATCCGCTTTGGACCAAGCTCAGCCGCATTGATGACGACGAGTTCGGATTGCGGACCCTGACGCTGACCTCCCGCCGCGAGCACGTCGTTGTCGCCCGCGACGCCTCGCCGGACGAGCGCGCGATCGTTGCCGACGGCCTGACGCGAGCCCTCGCGCAGGTGAAGAGGGGGTTCTGA
- a CDS encoding protein of unknown function (Evidence 5 : Unknown function): MSASGLRGQCSVNIKKPAGMVAGGLRVVCGDVGMCVRWLRGLDLNQRPSGYEPDELPGCSTPRQTRGRRTVCASVVSVLCEGM; this comes from the coding sequence GTGTCTGCGAGCGGTTTGCGCGGTCAGTGCAGCGTGAACATCAAAAAGCCCGCGGGCATGGTGGCCGGCGGGCTTCGGGTCGTCTGCGGTGATGTCGGTATGTGTGTGCGTTGGTTGCGGGGGCTGGATTTGAACCAGCGACCTTCAGGTTATGAGCCTGACGAGCTACCGGGCTGCTCCACCCCGCGCCAAACGCGTGGACGCCGGACGGTGTGTGCGTCCGTCGTCAGCGTGCTGTGTGAGGGAATGTGA
- a CDS encoding putative metal-dependent hydrolase (Evidence 3 : Putative function from multiple computational evidences; Product type e : enzyme) codes for MTRALLRRPDPDHIEIAHDGQTFRIAILRRPTARRLTLRVSSATGTVVLTLPTRSSLATAQKFAQSHGGWIATRLAKLPERVPFAEDAVIPLRGVPHRIVAREGRGMAEADPASATLAVPGDPAHMPRRVREFLMREARRDLSQSVAVYATRLGQRPARVTLRDTRSRWGSCTARGELNFSWRLILAPPVVLDYLVAHEMAHLREMNHSPRFWALTNELCPHVDEAERWLKRHGSELHRYG; via the coding sequence ATGACGCGCGCCCTGCTGCGACGGCCGGATCCGGATCACATCGAGATCGCTCATGACGGGCAAACCTTCCGCATCGCCATTCTGCGGCGGCCGACCGCGCGCCGGTTGACCCTGCGGGTTTCGAGCGCGACCGGCACGGTGGTGCTCACGCTGCCGACCCGGTCGTCGCTCGCCACGGCTCAGAAGTTCGCGCAGAGCCACGGCGGCTGGATCGCCACCCGCCTCGCCAAGCTGCCCGAGCGGGTGCCGTTCGCGGAAGACGCGGTCATCCCCCTCCGCGGTGTGCCGCACCGGATCGTGGCGCGGGAGGGGCGCGGCATGGCCGAGGCGGATCCCGCGAGCGCGACGCTCGCCGTCCCGGGCGATCCGGCGCACATGCCGCGCCGCGTCCGCGAATTCCTGATGCGGGAGGCCCGGCGCGACCTGTCGCAGTCGGTGGCGGTCTACGCGACGCGCCTCGGCCAGCGCCCGGCGCGGGTGACGTTGCGCGACACCCGCAGCCGCTGGGGGTCCTGCACCGCTCGCGGCGAGCTGAATTTCTCCTGGCGGCTGATCCTCGCGCCGCCGGTGGTGCTCGATTACCTCGTCGCCCACGAGATGGCGCATCTGCGCGAGATGAACCATTCCCCCCGCTTCTGGGCGCTCACCAACGAACTCTGTCCGCATGTGGATGAGGCCGAGCGGTGGCTGAAGCGGCACGGCTCGGAGCTGCACCGCTACGGCTGA
- the nth gene encoding endonuclease III; DNA glycosylase/apyrimidinic lyase (Evidence 2a : Function from experimental evidences in other organisms; PubMedId : 2669955; Product type e : enzyme), whose translation MPALAAGVETSPEPIDDATLVEIFSRLRAADPEPRSELEYLNPYTLLVAVVLSAQATDKSVNLATAPLFAIADTPQKMLDLGEERVRHFIRTIGLFNTKAKNVIALSRILLERHGGAVPCEAEALEALPGVGTKTASVVLNVAFGVPRIAVDTHIFRVSNRIPLVSAATTDRVQAGLEARAPEPFRLNAHHWLILHGRYICKARRPECPRCSIADLCRYPSKTTALTPISAGD comes from the coding sequence ATGCCGGCTCTGGCGGCCGGCGTCGAAACCTCGCCCGAACCTATCGATGATGCGACCCTGGTCGAGATCTTTTCGCGGCTGCGCGCGGCCGATCCGGAACCGCGTTCGGAACTCGAATACCTGAATCCCTATACGCTGCTCGTCGCCGTGGTGCTCTCGGCTCAGGCCACCGACAAAAGCGTGAACCTCGCGACCGCCCCGCTCTTCGCCATCGCCGACACGCCGCAGAAGATGCTGGATCTCGGCGAAGAGCGGGTTCGCCACTTCATCCGCACCATCGGGCTGTTCAACACCAAGGCGAAGAACGTCATCGCGTTGTCGCGGATTCTGCTGGAGCGGCACGGCGGCGCGGTGCCGTGCGAGGCCGAGGCCCTGGAGGCGCTACCGGGCGTCGGGACGAAGACGGCGAGCGTCGTGCTCAACGTGGCCTTCGGCGTGCCGCGGATCGCGGTCGATACCCACATCTTCCGCGTCTCGAACCGCATTCCGCTGGTTTCCGCAGCGACGACCGACAGGGTGCAGGCGGGGCTGGAGGCGCGGGCGCCCGAGCCGTTCCGGCTCAACGCACATCACTGGCTGATCCTGCACGGGCGCTACATCTGCAAGGCCCGCCGGCCGGAATGTCCGCGTTGCAGCATCGCGGATCTGTGCCGCTACCCCTCGAAGACGACGGCACTCACCCCCATATCGGCCGGGGATTAG
- a CDS encoding conserved protein of unknown function (Evidence 4 : Unknown function but conserved in other organisms), with protein MPPAALSAHKGKLALSLRMLVSFHRRVALCSARHQPKRWWRRTGSNRRPDACKATALPAELRPLIMVGLGRLERPTSPLSGVRSNHLSYRPER; from the coding sequence ATGCCACCTGCTGCGCTCAGCGCTCACAAGGGCAAACTTGCACTCTCTCTCCGGATGCTTGTGTCATTCCACCGCCGCGTCGCGCTGTGTTCAGCGCGCCATCAGCCAAAAAGATGGTGGAGACGGACGGGATCGAACCGACGACCTGATGCTTGCAAAGCAACTGCTCTCCCAGCTGAGCTACGTCCCCTGATCATGGTGGGCCTGGGACGACTCGAACGTCCGACCTCACCCTTATCAGGGGTGCGCTCTAACCACCTGAGCTACAGGCCCGAGCGGTGA
- a CDS encoding conserved exported protein of unknown function (Evidence 4 : Unknown function but conserved in other organisms) gives MRRALIIFGGLVLAVPGTARAEPGSFFKNMFGGREGDAPAVTAPRAQDPDDVYCPPVFVPDGGAAVQAFAGAAGDNRRLRHQIVLGRLSRECKARPDGSVAVRVGVELRALLGPAGAAGRFEVPVSIGVKFNEQPVMMRSHRVAVVVPAGAAQGEATVIENDLTVPADKAMGYDIEVTLAGASARPKPAVRRRKPAPAAAAEQGEAPVAQ, from the coding sequence ATGCGCAGGGCGTTGATCATCTTCGGCGGATTGGTGTTGGCCGTGCCCGGCACGGCGCGGGCCGAACCGGGCAGCTTCTTCAAGAACATGTTCGGTGGCCGCGAGGGCGACGCGCCGGCGGTGACCGCGCCGCGGGCGCAGGACCCCGACGACGTCTATTGCCCGCCGGTCTTCGTTCCGGATGGCGGCGCCGCGGTCCAGGCTTTCGCCGGCGCCGCGGGCGACAACCGGCGTCTGCGCCATCAAATCGTGCTCGGCCGGCTCAGCCGCGAGTGCAAGGCGCGGCCCGACGGCTCGGTCGCGGTGCGTGTCGGCGTCGAGCTGCGTGCCCTGCTCGGTCCGGCCGGTGCGGCCGGGCGTTTCGAGGTGCCGGTGAGCATCGGCGTGAAGTTCAATGAGCAACCCGTGATGATGCGCAGCCACCGTGTCGCGGTGGTGGTTCCAGCGGGCGCCGCGCAGGGCGAGGCGACGGTCATCGAGAACGATCTCACCGTGCCCGCCGACAAGGCGATGGGCTACGACATCGAGGTGACTCTAGCCGGCGCCTCGGCGCGCCCGAAGCCGGCCGTGCGCCGCCGCAAGCCCGCACCCGCCGCAGCAGCGGAACAGGGTGAGGCCCCGGTCGCACAATGA
- a CDS encoding conserved protein of unknown function, putative glycosyl transferase (Evidence 4 : Unknown function but conserved in other organisms) produces MSADGLPPAWPDALLFAAEPVPGRLARLARALRQPMRALPILSARLSGRRLRAAQAFVALVGAHHHWDRPRIIPPPSEPHAALAAAGIERVVTDATGAIRITADGPPIVLLTSEGQHIAAGAAAAIAAAFADPDRHAIYGDALFSHAAHGPWLPLLRPAFDRDYLRTVDYLGPVIALRRASVIGIDTVPGAAALDLALAIAHRFGPGAVRHLPRVLSSGCFDETGEGRAARRDAVRRDLDRAGEGGTPVLFGQDGVIRLDRPLPEPRPLVSLIVPTRDRLDLLRPCIESLRHRTDWPAKEILICDNDSRDPETLAYFRTLEAEGAARVVACPGPFDFAAINNRVAAQARGRLLAFINNDVEAEAPDWLERMVREALRPEIGAVGARLVDGEGRIQHGGIVLGTGGLVTHGHRYFAGDAAGYLGALRATRSVSAVTAACLVIEADKFSRVGGFDASTFAIDFNDVDLCLRLNTIGLRTLYVGGARLHHRESASRRPSPAAAARHRAEVEALKKRWGPLLAQDPHYHPGFDPDLSTHFRLRRGWTSLEPAEPR; encoded by the coding sequence ATGAGCGCCGACGGCTTGCCCCCCGCATGGCCCGACGCCCTGCTCTTCGCCGCCGAGCCCGTCCCGGGACGCCTCGCGCGGCTTGCCCGGGCGCTTCGCCAGCCGATGCGAGCGCTGCCGATCCTGTCGGCACGGCTCTCCGGCCGGCGATTGCGGGCGGCGCAGGCTTTCGTTGCGCTGGTCGGCGCCCATCATCATTGGGACCGCCCCCGCATCATCCCACCGCCGAGCGAACCGCATGCCGCCCTCGCGGCTGCCGGGATCGAGCGCGTTGTGACGGATGCGACGGGCGCGATCCGCATCACCGCGGACGGGCCTCCGATCGTCCTGCTCACGTCCGAAGGTCAGCACATCGCGGCCGGCGCGGCGGCCGCCATCGCCGCCGCCTTCGCCGATCCGGATCGTCACGCGATTTACGGCGACGCATTGTTCAGTCACGCCGCCCACGGCCCCTGGCTTCCCCTGCTGCGTCCGGCCTTCGATCGGGACTACCTGCGCACGGTCGATTATCTCGGCCCCGTCATCGCCCTTCGCCGCGCCAGCGTGATCGGAATCGACACCGTTCCCGGCGCCGCTGCGCTCGACCTGGCCCTGGCAATCGCGCACCGCTTCGGTCCGGGTGCCGTGCGCCATCTCCCACGCGTCCTCTCCTCCGGATGCTTCGACGAGACAGGGGAAGGGCGAGCGGCGCGGCGGGACGCGGTCCGGCGCGATCTCGATCGGGCGGGGGAGGGGGGCACGCCCGTCCTTTTCGGGCAAGACGGTGTGATCCGCCTCGACCGGCCCCTGCCGGAGCCGCGCCCCCTCGTCAGCCTGATCGTCCCGACCCGTGACCGGCTCGACCTGCTCCGGCCCTGCATCGAGAGCCTACGTCACCGCACCGACTGGCCGGCCAAGGAGATCCTGATCTGCGACAACGACAGTCGCGATCCCGAGACGCTCGCCTATTTCCGCACTCTCGAGGCAGAGGGCGCGGCGCGGGTCGTCGCCTGTCCGGGTCCCTTCGACTTCGCTGCGATCAACAACCGCGTGGCGGCGCAGGCGCGTGGACGCCTCCTCGCCTTCATCAACAACGACGTCGAGGCCGAAGCGCCGGACTGGCTGGAGCGCATGGTCCGCGAGGCCTTGCGCCCGGAGATCGGCGCGGTCGGGGCCCGGTTGGTCGATGGGGAGGGCCGGATCCAGCATGGCGGGATCGTGCTCGGCACCGGTGGTCTCGTCACCCACGGCCACCGCTATTTCGCCGGGGATGCGGCGGGCTATCTCGGCGCCCTACGCGCCACCCGAAGCGTCTCGGCCGTGACCGCCGCCTGCCTCGTCATCGAGGCGGACAAGTTCTCTCGCGTCGGTGGCTTCGATGCATCGACCTTCGCCATCGATTTCAACGACGTCGATCTCTGCCTACGGCTGAACACGATCGGCCTGCGGACCCTCTATGTCGGCGGCGCCCGGCTCCATCACCGGGAATCGGCGAGCCGCCGGCCCTCACCGGCGGCGGCGGCCCGACACCGTGCAGAGGTCGAGGCGCTGAAAAAGCGATGGGGGCCGCTGCTTGCGCAGGACCCCCATTATCATCCGGGCTTCGACCCGGATCTCTCGACTCATTTCCGCCTTCGCCGAGGCTGGACCAGCTTGGAGCCGGCCGAGCCTCGCTGA
- a CDS encoding protein of unknown function (Evidence 5 : Unknown function) has protein sequence MPVRLACVKPAASVRSEPGSNSQVEELISADHNINGVLTSVSPAFPRMNGELSETSVQLHLLRFDFRRTRKDVNKPPAFLFLV, from the coding sequence GTGCCCGTTCGACTTGCATGTGTTAAGCCTGCCGCCAGCGTTCGCTCTGAGCCAGGATCAAACTCTCAAGTTGAAGAGTTGATCTCAGCTGATCACAACATAAACGGAGTGCTCACATCCGTTTCACCCGCGTTTCCACGAATGAACGGTGAGCTTTCCGAAACGTCGGTCCAGCTTCATCTCTTACGGTTCGACTTTCGCCGAACCCGCAAGGACGTAAACAAGCCGCCCGCGTTTCTCTTTCTCGTATGA
- a CDS encoding putative glycosyl transferase (Evidence 3 : Putative function from multiple computational evidences; PubMedId : 8626291; Product type e : enzyme) — translation MAKPDARRGDGWDLSRGRETSFSLVRTDDPLFDRRLLLSPPDRRPWQERWIVLTYTLPVRARPQRPLLRLLRSAGRRDSFVLPGVALGAARWLGYLPADCEGIEIAAEPGFVLERVGLRSSASVFAEALLKRPGRVAAALRAGLARDERRWRDSLRGACAVSPLARYPAWKASRLFRAASTEPRSGAQIRLVLPAPFAQADAVARSVASLRAQTHQDWSLLIAWTDGAPPTNPGIDRRVLNTSWNPAATLRELAGGADLFGLLRPGDVLAPEALHLLAKSREAEAAEMVYADEETGGRTLRPRLKPDWSPDLALATGYIGAPALIAGDFLAGLPAEPVDSPDALALTLDLAAGSATRVAHIPRILCRREPVTADPAARAPRLDRHLRSTGSSARAALRDGRLDLQWPLPDPAPLVSIIIPSRDRLDLIARVTKDVLEKTPYPALELVIVDNGSKEPAVLDLYERLRLDPRVRIEPYPHPFNFSALVNAGARKAGGDVLVLLNNDVAVLRPDWLDVLVAQAVRPEVGAVGAKLLYEDGRLQHVGVVVGLGGEAGHILRRRPADTLGHLDRLSVAHEVSGVTAACLAVTREKYQAVGGFDEETFAVDFNDIDFCLRLGARGWKTVWTPHAVLSHLESVSRGRPVGDARARFEREAVAFTERWRDVIRHDPFYHPALSLTTFGEELE, via the coding sequence ATGGCCAAGCCTGATGCAAGGCGGGGCGATGGGTGGGACCTGTCGCGGGGTCGGGAGACGTCGTTCTCCCTGGTGCGCACCGACGATCCCCTGTTCGACCGCCGCCTCCTCCTGTCGCCCCCTGATCGGAGACCGTGGCAGGAGCGTTGGATCGTCCTAACCTACACGCTGCCCGTGCGTGCGCGGCCGCAGAGGCCGCTGCTGCGCCTGCTCCGCAGTGCCGGCCGACGCGACAGCTTCGTGCTGCCGGGTGTGGCCCTCGGCGCCGCGCGCTGGCTCGGCTACCTGCCGGCGGATTGCGAGGGCATCGAGATCGCCGCAGAGCCGGGCTTCGTGCTGGAGCGCGTCGGACTGCGGAGCAGCGCGAGCGTCTTTGCGGAGGCGCTTCTGAAGCGGCCGGGGCGCGTCGCAGCCGCCCTGCGCGCCGGTCTCGCGCGCGACGAGCGGCGCTGGCGCGACAGCCTTCGCGGCGCCTGCGCGGTGTCACCCCTTGCCCGCTATCCGGCCTGGAAGGCATCGCGGCTGTTTCGCGCCGCATCGACCGAGCCGAGATCCGGCGCGCAGATCCGTCTGGTTCTTCCCGCTCCCTTCGCGCAGGCCGATGCGGTGGCGCGCAGCGTCGCGAGCCTGCGCGCCCAGACCCATCAAGACTGGTCCCTGCTCATCGCCTGGACGGACGGCGCCCCGCCGACGAATCCGGGCATCGACCGGCGCGTGCTCAACACCTCATGGAATCCGGCGGCGACGCTGCGCGAGCTTGCCGGAGGGGCCGACCTGTTCGGCCTGCTCCGCCCCGGCGACGTCCTGGCGCCCGAGGCGCTGCACCTGCTTGCCAAGAGCCGGGAGGCCGAGGCGGCCGAGATGGTCTATGCCGACGAGGAGACCGGCGGCCGGACGCTGAGGCCGCGCCTCAAGCCGGATTGGAGCCCCGATCTGGCGCTTGCCACGGGCTATATCGGCGCGCCCGCGCTGATCGCCGGGGACTTCCTTGCCGGCCTGCCCGCCGAGCCGGTGGATAGCCCCGATGCTTTGGCCCTCACCCTCGATCTCGCGGCCGGGTCCGCGACCCGTGTCGCCCACATCCCCCGCATCTTGTGCCGTCGCGAGCCCGTCACGGCCGATCCGGCCGCCCGCGCGCCGCGCCTCGACCGTCACCTGCGCAGCACGGGATCGTCGGCGCGTGCGGCGCTCCGGGACGGCCGCCTCGATCTTCAATGGCCGCTGCCGGACCCGGCACCGCTCGTCAGCATCATCATCCCCTCTCGCGACCGGCTCGACCTGATCGCGCGTGTCACCAAGGATGTCCTCGAAAAGACGCCCTATCCCGCCCTCGAACTGGTGATCGTGGACAACGGCTCAAAAGAGCCGGCGGTGCTCGATCTGTATGAGCGGTTGCGCCTCGATCCACGGGTCCGGATCGAGCCCTATCCGCACCCCTTCAATTTCTCGGCGCTGGTCAATGCCGGCGCGCGGAAGGCGGGCGGCGACGTCCTCGTCCTGCTCAACAACGACGTGGCGGTGCTGCGGCCCGACTGGCTCGACGTCCTCGTTGCCCAGGCGGTCCGGCCGGAGGTCGGCGCAGTCGGCGCGAAACTCCTCTACGAGGATGGGCGCCTTCAGCACGTGGGTGTCGTGGTCGGACTCGGCGGCGAGGCCGGCCATATCCTGCGCCGCCGCCCCGCCGACACGCTCGGCCATCTCGATCGCTTGAGCGTGGCGCACGAGGTCTCGGGCGTCACGGCGGCCTGCCTCGCCGTCACGCGCGAGAAGTATCAGGCCGTCGGCGGTTTCGACGAAGAGACCTTTGCCGTCGACTTCAACGACATCGACTTCTGCCTGCGCCTCGGCGCGCGGGGTTGGAAGACGGTGTGGACACCGCACGCGGTGCTGTCTCACCTCGAATCCGTGAGCCGCGGTCGGCCGGTCGGTGACGCCCGCGCGCGCTTCGAGCGCGAGGCCGTCGCCTTCACCGAGCGCTGGCGCGACGTCATCCGACACGATCCATTCTACCATCCCGCCCTCTCGCTCACGACCTTCGGCGAGGAGCTGGAATGA
- the purC gene encoding phosphoribosylaminoimidazole-succinocarboxamide synthetase (SAICAR synthetase) (Evidence 2b : Function from indirect experimental evidences (e.g. phenotypes); PubMedId : 1534690; Product type e : enzyme), translating into MDFLKPRYTPMNRRRRIYEGKAKVLYEGPEPGTLIQHFKDDATAFNAKKHEVIDGKGVLNNRISEFVFQHLNDIGVPTHFIRRLNMREQLIREVEIIPLEVVVRNVAAGSLATRLGLEEGTQLPRSIIEFYYKNDQLNDPMVSEEHITAFGWATPQEIDDIMALAIRVNDFLSGLFLGVGIRLVDFKMETGRLWEGDLMRIVVADEISPDSCRLWDIKSSDKLDKDRFRKDLGGLIEAYTEVAKRLGIMSENEKVQAGGPRLVQ; encoded by the coding sequence ATGGACTTCCTCAAACCACGGTACACGCCTATGAACCGCCGCCGTCGCATTTACGAGGGCAAGGCGAAGGTCCTCTACGAGGGACCGGAGCCGGGGACGCTCATCCAGCACTTCAAGGACGACGCGACCGCCTTTAACGCGAAGAAGCACGAGGTGATCGACGGCAAGGGTGTGCTGAACAACCGGATCTCCGAGTTCGTCTTTCAGCACCTCAACGACATCGGCGTGCCGACGCACTTCATCCGCCGGCTCAACATGCGCGAGCAGCTGATCCGCGAGGTCGAGATCATTCCGCTCGAGGTGGTGGTGCGCAACGTCGCCGCCGGTTCGCTGGCGACGCGGCTCGGGCTCGAGGAAGGCACGCAGTTGCCGCGCTCGATCATCGAGTTCTACTACAAGAACGATCAGCTCAACGACCCGATGGTGTCGGAAGAGCACATCACCGCGTTCGGCTGGGCGACGCCCCAGGAGATCGACGACATCATGGCGCTCGCCATCCGCGTCAACGATTTCCTGTCGGGCCTCTTCCTCGGTGTCGGCATCCGTCTCGTTGACTTCAAGATGGAGACCGGCCGCCTGTGGGAGGGCGACCTGATGCGCATCGTCGTCGCCGACGAGATCTCCCCCGATTCGTGCCGGCTGTGGGACATCAAGTCCTCGGACAAGCTCGACAAGGATCGCTTCCGCAAGGATCTCGGCGGCCTGATCGAGGCCTATACGGAGGTCGCCAAGCGTCTCGGCATCATGTCCGAGAACGAGAAGGTTCAGGCCGGCGGCCCGCGCCTGGTGCAGTAA